The Nonlabens spongiae genome contains a region encoding:
- a CDS encoding PQQ-dependent sugar dehydrogenase, translating to MKSIRILAAALLLVACNNKLKVDEETKEEIADNGTTTVQTTVGPLMLAAPFATESVTKRSEVIGWKEGEMPIVPAGFKVNSFADSLEHPRWTYLAPNGDYFVAESNTRDSANRISLLRDTNGDGTVDTTMVFKEGLNQPFGMLVLDNWFYIANTGGLYRYKYNEGDTQLKGDGELIMKLSESGYNNHWTKNVIANEDGSKLYVSVGSASNVGEQGMEKEEGRALIFEINPDGSGKRVYASGLRNPVGMDWNPANGELWTAVNERDKLGNNLVPDYATSVKEGGWYGWPYSYYGQVPDPRWKDDPHMDMVNKAIVPDVPLGNHTASLGLIFNDASQFPEKYRNGAFIGQHGSWNRAPFSGYKVVFIPFENGKPQPVQDFMTGFIASEDEGTVHGRPVGVTLASDGSLLVNDDDAGIIWRVAAQ from the coding sequence ATGAAATCCATCAGAATTCTCGCCGCTGCCTTGTTGCTGGTAGCCTGCAACAATAAGCTCAAGGTCGATGAGGAGACTAAAGAAGAGATAGCAGACAATGGAACAACAACGGTCCAAACCACCGTGGGACCGCTTATGTTGGCTGCTCCATTTGCCACAGAATCGGTTACGAAACGTAGCGAGGTGATAGGATGGAAAGAAGGTGAAATGCCCATAGTTCCCGCCGGTTTCAAAGTCAATAGTTTTGCAGATAGTCTAGAACATCCCAGATGGACGTATCTCGCTCCTAATGGAGATTACTTCGTCGCAGAATCCAATACCCGGGACAGCGCAAACCGCATAAGTCTTTTACGGGATACTAATGGTGACGGTACGGTAGATACAACCATGGTTTTTAAGGAAGGTCTAAACCAGCCTTTTGGTATGCTGGTGCTTGACAACTGGTTTTATATCGCAAATACAGGCGGATTGTATCGATACAAATACAATGAAGGCGATACTCAATTAAAAGGCGATGGCGAGCTGATCATGAAGCTGAGCGAGAGTGGTTATAACAACCACTGGACGAAAAATGTAATTGCAAATGAAGACGGCAGCAAGTTATACGTAAGCGTAGGAAGCGCCAGTAACGTAGGCGAGCAAGGCATGGAAAAAGAAGAAGGCCGTGCACTAATTTTTGAAATCAACCCTGATGGTAGCGGTAAACGCGTTTACGCATCTGGATTGCGTAATCCCGTAGGAATGGACTGGAATCCAGCCAATGGGGAGTTATGGACTGCGGTAAACGAGCGTGATAAATTGGGTAACAACTTAGTTCCAGATTATGCCACCAGCGTCAAAGAAGGTGGCTGGTACGGCTGGCCCTATTCCTACTATGGTCAGGTGCCCGACCCACGCTGGAAAGACGATCCACACATGGATATGGTAAACAAAGCCATCGTTCCAGATGTGCCTTTAGGGAATCACACGGCATCTTTGGGACTGATCTTTAACGATGCAAGTCAATTCCCAGAAAAATACCGCAACGGAGCGTTTATTGGTCAGCATGGATCATGGAATAGAGCGCCATTTTCTGGTTATAAAGTGGTGTTCATACCTTTTGAAAATGGAAAACCGCAACCGGTACAGGATTTCATGACCGGTTTTATTGCTAGCGAAGATGAAGGAACGGTTCATGGTCGTCCAGTGGGCGTCACGCTCGCTTCAGATGGTAGTTTGCTCGTAAACGATGATGATGCTGGGATTATCTGGCGAGTTGCGGCACAGTAG
- a CDS encoding T9SS type A sorting domain-containing protein, producing MNKKLLYLIVGVVASYSSLNAQNVNIPDANFKNYLVNNTAINTDGNSEISVAEATAFTGEILVNGLSISDLTGIEAFVNITRLDCYNNNLTTIDVSNNLALTRLHCSDNQITSLDISVNTLINDIQCHNNGVLDQLNIANGNNSNIVWMKAYGNSLSCIQIDPNFTPPNDVGVFSQGWTKGNTAIYGEDCVALNQVVNIPDANFKNFLVSDNNINLNGDTEITMAEAQATTELIMNGIGIADLTGIEAFTNLTRLDVPNNSLTTIDVSNNLSLTRLHVGFNDLSRLDIRLNTSIDELLCYDNNSLDTLLISNGNNSNFVYMKAFNNPRLTCIQVDAGYSPPSNSGQFNPGWTIDNQTSFSENCIPTVYYVNANATGANDGSSWTDAFTSVTDALALTSLNDAVWVARGTYTLIDRNTPIAVSTDEVNIIGGFAGTETTVADRDLTSIHTTNATIFTGDINGDDIAGDFSSNKSDNAERLFELRASNVTFDGIIFENIYDTSQSGGVEENGVIFIPNSLNSNNLKIKNSVFRNNYSNGYLLKMRKFNQGLLIENTQFINNTIVDMGLVFIQSDDTNRYIFTRWANVLVADNDINLAALDINREDFRNGNTLDVVINNSTFINNDYNNTYGNSITASGNRDVNLYINNSVFWQNTINSAAATRDISNGTTATYDVFIRNSILKVSSNAGTSGTFNTTNVTTLDPATDNLNLSTDYKPTSASTFIIDQGDNAYYDVALFGDSDLSGNDRVVNTTIDLGAYEYNSTLGLSDETYVPEFKLYPNPATDIVYFSSVEDIKSVQIYTLNGKALNLPSAINNSIDVSSLKQGIYLVKCAVNEKFVTQKLVIK from the coding sequence ATGAACAAAAAATTACTTTATCTCATAGTAGGTGTTGTCGCCAGCTATAGCAGTCTAAATGCTCAGAATGTCAATATTCCTGACGCTAATTTTAAGAATTATCTAGTCAATAATACAGCGATTAATACAGATGGTAATTCAGAAATATCAGTAGCTGAGGCAACAGCGTTTACTGGTGAAATATTAGTAAATGGATTATCAATTTCAGACTTAACTGGTATTGAAGCCTTTGTAAATATTACCAGATTAGATTGTTATAACAACAATTTAACTACTATAGATGTTTCTAATAACCTAGCATTAACGCGTCTACACTGTAGTGATAACCAAATTACAAGTTTAGATATTAGTGTAAATACATTGATTAATGATATTCAATGTCATAATAATGGTGTATTGGATCAATTAAACATAGCTAACGGTAATAACAGTAATATCGTTTGGATGAAGGCTTATGGAAATAGTTTATCCTGTATTCAAATAGATCCTAATTTTACACCACCTAACGATGTAGGTGTATTTAGTCAAGGCTGGACCAAAGGTAATACCGCAATTTATGGCGAGGATTGTGTTGCACTTAATCAAGTAGTAAACATTCCTGATGCTAATTTTAAAAACTTTTTAGTAAGTGATAACAATATCAATCTAAATGGAGATACTGAAATAACGATGGCAGAAGCTCAAGCTACTACAGAGTTAATTATGAACGGTATAGGTATTGCAGACTTGACAGGAATCGAAGCTTTTACTAACTTGACACGTCTAGATGTGCCTAACAATAGCTTAACTACTATTGACGTGAGTAACAACTTATCTTTAACACGTTTGCATGTTGGTTTCAATGATTTATCGAGACTAGATATCAGATTAAATACCAGTATCGACGAACTATTGTGTTATGATAATAACTCATTAGATACTTTGTTAATTTCTAATGGAAATAATAGCAATTTCGTTTATATGAAAGCTTTCAACAATCCGCGTTTAACGTGTATACAGGTAGATGCTGGATATTCACCACCGTCAAATAGCGGACAGTTTAATCCAGGATGGACTATAGATAATCAAACAAGTTTTAGTGAAAACTGTATACCAACGGTATATTATGTAAACGCAAATGCAACAGGAGCTAATGATGGAAGCTCGTGGACAGATGCATTTACAAGCGTAACAGACGCTTTAGCACTTACTAGTTTAAATGATGCTGTCTGGGTAGCACGAGGAACTTATACGTTAATAGATAGGAATACTCCAATTGCTGTTAGCACTGATGAAGTAAATATCATCGGTGGTTTTGCAGGAACAGAAACAACTGTAGCAGATAGGGACTTAACCTCTATTCACACTACAAATGCAACCATTTTTACTGGTGATATAAATGGTGATGATATAGCAGGAGATTTCTCATCAAATAAAAGTGATAATGCTGAACGATTGTTTGAATTAAGAGCCAGTAACGTCACTTTTGATGGAATCATATTTGAAAACATCTACGACACATCCCAATCAGGGGGCGTAGAAGAAAACGGTGTAATATTCATACCGAACAGTTTGAACTCAAATAACTTAAAAATTAAAAACTCTGTATTCAGAAATAATTATTCAAACGGTTATTTGCTAAAAATGAGAAAGTTTAATCAAGGATTACTTATTGAAAATACTCAGTTTATCAATAATACCATAGTTGACATGGGGTTAGTGTTTATTCAATCTGATGATACCAACCGTTACATTTTTACACGTTGGGCAAATGTTCTAGTAGCCGATAACGATATCAATCTTGCAGCACTTGATATTAACCGTGAAGATTTCAGAAATGGTAATACGTTAGATGTAGTGATTAATAACAGTACGTTTATTAATAATGACTACAATAATACTTATGGTAATTCTATTACGGCCTCAGGTAATAGAGACGTAAACCTTTATATCAATAACTCTGTTTTCTGGCAGAATACCATTAATAGTGCAGCAGCAACCAGAGATATCTCTAATGGAACGACTGCTACATACGATGTATTTATAAGAAACTCTATTTTAAAAGTATCATCAAACGCTGGAACTTCTGGAACTTTCAATACAACAAACGTAACGACCCTAGATCCAGCAACAGATAACTTAAATTTAAGTACGGATTACAAACCTACATCTGCCTCAACTTTTATTATTGATCAGGGAGATAACGCTTATTATGACGTCGCTTTATTTGGAGATTCAGATTTGTCTGGTAATGATCGAGTAGTTAATACTACGATAGATTTAGGGGCTTATGAATATAATTCTACATTAGGATTAAGTGATGAAACTTACGTACCTGAATTCAAGTTATACCCTAACCCTGCAACAGACATCGTTTACTTTTCTTCAGTAGAAGATATCAAGTCTGTTCAAATCTATACTCTTAATGGAAAGGCGTTGAATTTGCCGTCAGCAATAAATAACTCTATAGATGTCAGCTCTTTAAAGCAAGGAATATATCTTGTAAAATGCGCAGTTAACGAGAAATTTGTTACCCAGAAGCTTGTTATCAAGTAA
- a CDS encoding LytR/AlgR family response regulator transcription factor: MKTIIIDDEKRARHLLNTLVHEHIPEIEITGEAANLLDGVSLIKTQQPDLVFLDIEMPGETGLEIVNYFDENEMNFQIIFVTAYNQYAIDAFRMNAVDYILKPIDTGELKSAFAKAKQQKSSQQISQQIERLRQSVQQLSMDKIVMEIPRGYLFTSHNDIIYFEADGMYTNVYMTDGKRNVICKPLKHFVEQLQENKLFFKCHRSYLINLKHISELVKHDGDYIIMGNKKQIPISKSNRDQFLKVIEETFL; the protein is encoded by the coding sequence ATGAAAACTATAATTATTGATGATGAAAAAAGAGCCAGGCATCTGCTAAATACGCTCGTACACGAGCATATTCCTGAAATTGAAATAACAGGAGAAGCCGCAAACCTTTTAGATGGTGTGTCTCTTATCAAAACTCAGCAACCCGATCTTGTTTTCCTAGATATTGAGATGCCTGGAGAGACTGGACTGGAAATAGTGAACTATTTTGATGAAAACGAGATGAATTTCCAGATCATCTTTGTGACTGCATATAATCAGTATGCTATTGATGCATTTAGGATGAATGCGGTGGACTACATCTTGAAACCTATCGATACAGGTGAATTGAAGTCCGCTTTCGCGAAAGCGAAACAACAAAAATCCTCTCAACAGATAAGTCAGCAAATCGAGCGTTTGAGACAATCCGTACAGCAGCTCTCCATGGACAAAATCGTAATGGAAATACCCAGAGGCTATCTATTTACCTCGCACAATGACATCATTTATTTTGAGGCAGATGGGATGTATACAAACGTCTACATGACTGATGGAAAACGCAACGTGATCTGCAAACCCTTGAAGCATTTTGTGGAACAGTTACAAGAGAATAAACTATTTTTCAAATGCCATAGATCGTATTTGATCAATCTCAAACATATAAGTGAACTGGTCAAACATGATGGTGACTATATCATTATGGGAAATAAAAAACAAATTCCTATCTCAAAGTCTAATCGCGATCAATTCCTTAAAGTAATTGAAGAGACCTTTTTGTAA
- a CDS encoding sensor histidine kinase, whose translation MLFGQKTVFHHFSKSDELPDTTFYDIVEDDQLNIWLASDSGLYRYIGADFILISHPEQRGDAVFNLKIDHEGILWFNNLYGQIFKVQNQKMELFYDAHELTNGQLVPFSVHKDKVIIYNRSGGIYQISKNSKEKTLKGKDRVLTMTSRGEEIWHLDIPVNGSNDELHKIILESNNESKMVSEFYRKDVVAPSLFEVKNSIFLTYKVEGVTKLFSIEKDQTLNEIALPEPVQKLKLYNIKGYQNELWLCTSDGIWILTKKADSLKAVEHLLESQPISEVITDFNNNHWATTLDNGIFVILNKEVTRKPLPEEKQKISAVCKVGNNHFAVGTDVGILYLYNRDLSIAHKFNLNDESIVNYLYHDSATHTLFISSSNNYSYQLDLKSYSLKPLKSLLNSAKSIERLNDDYLFYGNFKEALLYDARFSKNNSVLIRKNRVKDALTIGQNKLLISFVDGLYLYDFPSSTLEEVNYMDQTIFATSLSKIDNEVWISTKGNTILKSSIIDGKLRFRESVNLKISSGGKRASTTLTELKIDQQFLWMLNEGVITRYNLTDDSVQEFNGQMGMSELINDYLLFDDVTIATSNQAVYHIPKNTFTKTLKTAPIKITNVKVNDQIQELRNSYSLEHDRNDLTISFNSNGFKSREYVIYEYKLDQNNQEWRSVPQGNTQIGFASLSPGTYTFKLRGKNLKSNDYEFTEPVVFTIEPPFWQTSWFYVLIALGIAGTTYCVLKQLQNRKNKQRQIEVDRLLLEKKMTSLKLENIRSQMNPHFVFNSLNSIQDFIISNEKELASDYLVKFSRLIRMYLDYSQQDEITLSQEITALKLYLELEKMRFDDELDYFINIDDKIDTARVKIPSLLVQPYVENALKHGLMHKPGNRVLSINCSLNQNESLLHIVIEDNGIGRERSTLLNKNRGRSHVSFATSINNERAALYKEQLNRTVDIKIEDLYNQQCAAGTKVTIILPIN comes from the coding sequence TTGCTCTTTGGACAGAAAACGGTTTTTCATCATTTTTCTAAATCAGATGAGCTACCAGACACTACCTTCTATGACATCGTAGAAGATGATCAGTTGAATATATGGCTGGCATCAGATAGTGGCCTTTATCGTTATATTGGTGCTGATTTCATTTTAATCTCTCATCCTGAACAACGCGGTGATGCGGTATTTAATCTTAAAATAGACCATGAAGGAATACTATGGTTCAACAATTTATACGGACAGATTTTCAAGGTTCAAAACCAGAAAATGGAATTGTTTTATGATGCACATGAGTTAACAAACGGGCAATTAGTTCCCTTCAGTGTTCATAAGGATAAAGTAATCATCTACAACAGATCGGGTGGAATTTATCAAATTTCAAAAAACTCTAAAGAGAAAACCCTTAAAGGCAAGGACAGAGTACTTACTATGACCTCAAGAGGAGAGGAAATATGGCATTTAGACATACCTGTAAATGGATCAAATGATGAACTTCACAAAATTATTTTGGAATCAAATAATGAATCTAAGATGGTTAGCGAATTTTACCGTAAAGATGTCGTAGCTCCATCTTTATTTGAAGTAAAGAACAGTATTTTCTTGACTTATAAAGTGGAAGGTGTTACTAAGCTTTTTAGCATAGAAAAAGATCAAACTTTAAATGAAATAGCACTTCCAGAACCAGTTCAAAAATTAAAACTTTACAATATAAAGGGTTATCAAAATGAACTATGGCTATGTACTAGTGATGGAATATGGATCCTCACCAAGAAAGCAGATTCATTAAAAGCTGTAGAGCACTTGCTAGAATCCCAGCCTATCTCAGAAGTAATAACAGATTTCAATAATAATCACTGGGCGACCACTCTGGACAATGGAATTTTTGTCATTCTAAACAAAGAAGTTACACGCAAACCCCTACCTGAAGAAAAGCAAAAAATATCTGCGGTGTGCAAAGTAGGGAATAATCACTTTGCCGTGGGAACTGATGTAGGTATACTTTATTTATATAATAGAGATCTCTCAATTGCACATAAGTTTAATCTTAACGATGAGAGTATCGTTAACTATCTCTACCACGATAGCGCTACCCACACATTATTCATCAGCTCCTCAAATAATTATTCCTACCAGTTAGATCTCAAGTCATACAGTCTCAAACCCTTAAAATCTTTACTCAATTCAGCAAAAAGCATCGAGCGACTAAACGATGATTATCTCTTCTATGGAAATTTTAAAGAGGCTTTACTATATGATGCACGCTTTAGCAAGAACAATTCTGTCCTAATCAGAAAAAATCGGGTAAAAGATGCTTTAACCATCGGTCAGAATAAGCTTTTGATATCCTTCGTAGATGGGTTGTATTTGTACGATTTCCCCTCTTCAACATTGGAAGAAGTAAATTATATGGATCAAACCATATTTGCTACCTCATTAAGTAAAATTGATAACGAGGTTTGGATAAGTACTAAGGGAAACACAATCTTGAAAAGTTCAATAATTGATGGTAAGTTACGCTTTCGCGAAAGCGTAAACCTTAAAATTTCCAGCGGTGGTAAACGAGCATCAACCACACTAACGGAGCTTAAAATAGATCAACAATTTCTATGGATGCTCAATGAAGGAGTAATCACTCGATACAACCTGACCGATGATTCTGTACAGGAGTTCAATGGTCAGATGGGCATGAGTGAATTGATAAATGATTATCTACTCTTTGATGATGTCACGATAGCGACTTCAAATCAAGCAGTCTATCACATTCCTAAAAATACATTTACCAAGACGCTTAAAACGGCACCTATAAAGATTACAAACGTAAAAGTTAACGATCAAATCCAAGAGTTACGGAATAGCTATAGCCTCGAGCACGATAGAAATGATCTCACGATTTCCTTCAATTCTAATGGTTTTAAATCTCGAGAGTATGTAATCTATGAGTATAAGCTTGATCAGAACAATCAAGAATGGAGATCTGTACCTCAAGGGAATACTCAGATAGGATTTGCAAGTCTCTCACCAGGTACTTATACCTTTAAACTGAGAGGTAAAAATCTTAAATCAAACGATTATGAGTTTACAGAGCCTGTTGTATTCACGATAGAACCACCGTTTTGGCAAACCTCGTGGTTTTATGTCTTGATTGCCTTGGGAATCGCTGGAACCACCTATTGTGTATTGAAACAATTACAAAACAGAAAGAACAAACAGCGCCAGATCGAGGTGGATCGATTGCTGCTGGAGAAGAAAATGACCAGCCTAAAGCTTGAGAATATACGATCTCAGATGAACCCTCATTTTGTTTTCAATTCACTCAACTCCATCCAGGATTTCATCATATCAAATGAAAAAGAGCTGGCTAGTGATTACCTAGTTAAATTCAGTAGGCTTATAAGAATGTATTTAGACTATAGCCAACAAGATGAAATCACGCTAAGCCAAGAAATCACTGCCTTAAAACTCTATCTTGAACTAGAGAAAATGAGATTTGATGATGAATTGGACTATTTTATAAACATCGATGATAAAATAGATACTGCAAGGGTCAAAATACCTTCCCTACTCGTACAACCCTATGTAGAAAATGCGCTCAAACATGGTTTGATGCATAAACCAGGCAATCGAGTACTATCAATAAATTGTAGTCTGAATCAGAATGAGTCCTTACTCCACATTGTGATTGAGGATAATGGGATAGGTAGAGAACGATCTACGCTCCTCAATAAAAATAGAGGTCGATCGCACGTATCATTTGCAACTTCTATAAACAATGAGCGAGCTGCATTATACAAAGAACAACTGAACAGAACAGTAGATATAAAAATTGAAGATCTATATAATCAGCAATGTGCCGCTGGAACTAAGGTTACGATCATTCTGCCAATTAATTGA
- a CDS encoding sterol desaturase family protein, translating into MEKYLDIIADSFTGYWNYLVSEISNPTWTNYFYWLLGLSTLVFALEIIIPWRKKQPVLRKGFWLDAFYILFNFFLFSLIAYNALSNVGVELFNDFLGLIGIENIVAIKVDTLPVWTQLLIMFFIADFVQWNVHRMLHRVPWLWNFHKVHHSVKQMGFAAQFRFHFMETIVYKTIQYIPLAMIGFGIEQFFVVHMFAVFVGHLNHANLDWSYGKLGYIFNNPKMHIWHHSKELPEQHPYGMNFGLTLSIWDYIFGTAYIPKSGRDIEIGFHGDEDFPDDFGNQVVYPFKNRKNRFK; encoded by the coding sequence ATCGAGAAATATCTTGATATTATCGCTGATTCATTTACGGGTTACTGGAACTATCTGGTTTCAGAAATCAGTAATCCAACGTGGACTAATTATTTTTACTGGTTGTTAGGTCTATCCACTTTAGTGTTTGCCCTCGAGATCATTATCCCCTGGCGCAAGAAGCAACCGGTTTTGAGAAAGGGATTTTGGCTGGATGCTTTTTATATACTCTTTAATTTCTTTTTGTTCTCACTCATTGCTTACAATGCGCTGTCTAACGTAGGCGTGGAATTGTTCAATGATTTTCTAGGATTGATTGGCATTGAAAACATTGTGGCAATCAAGGTTGACACTTTACCGGTTTGGACGCAATTACTTATCATGTTTTTCATCGCCGATTTTGTACAATGGAACGTACACAGAATGCTCCATCGCGTACCGTGGTTATGGAACTTTCATAAAGTCCATCATAGTGTTAAACAAATGGGGTTTGCGGCACAATTCCGTTTTCATTTTATGGAAACCATTGTTTATAAAACGATCCAATATATACCCCTTGCGATGATAGGTTTTGGGATTGAACAATTTTTTGTGGTTCACATGTTTGCAGTTTTTGTGGGACATCTCAATCATGCTAACCTAGATTGGAGCTATGGAAAGTTGGGTTACATTTTCAACAACCCCAAAATGCACATATGGCATCACAGTAAAGAACTTCCAGAACAGCATCCCTACGGAATGAATTTTGGGCTGACGCTCAGCATTTGGGATTATATTTTTGGAACCGCCTACATTCCCAAAAGTGGGCGCGATATCGAGATAGGTTTCCATGGAGATGAAGATTTCCCTGATGATTTTGGAAACCAAGTCGTCTATCCTTTCAAGAACAGAAAAAATAGATTTAAATGA
- a CDS encoding rhodanese-like domain-containing protein: MKHIILIMAFFSFINTVRGQSSEHITIVGFNTFQKAVAQENVQIVDVRTPEEFEEGTIGKAVNIDFFDKENFKSEFLKFDKTKPIYIFCRSGNRSQKAAHRLVDMGFENVIDLEGGYLNWVAKEE; encoded by the coding sequence ATGAAACACATTATTTTAATCATGGCATTTTTTAGTTTTATAAATACAGTGAGAGGACAATCTAGCGAGCACATCACAATTGTGGGGTTCAATACCTTTCAAAAAGCTGTAGCTCAAGAAAACGTTCAAATAGTTGATGTACGTACCCCAGAAGAATTTGAAGAAGGAACGATAGGAAAAGCAGTCAACATCGACTTCTTTGACAAAGAAAATTTCAAATCTGAGTTTTTAAAATTTGATAAAACAAAGCCCATTTATATATTTTGCAGATCAGGTAATCGCAGTCAGAAAGCGGCACATCGACTTGTAGATATGGGATTTGAAAATGTCATTGATTTAGAAGGCGGTTACCTGAACTGGGTAGCAAAAGAAGAGTAA
- a CDS encoding sulfite exporter TauE/SafE family protein, whose protein sequence is MELIEILGYVGALVIGLVLGLIGGGGSILTVPILVYALGLNPVLATAYSLFVVGSTALIGAVRNMFKGMVDFRTALVFAVPAFIAVYLTRAYMIPAIPEVLFEFRFRESEITITKNLAIMLFFAVIMLLASVSMIRNKRKETDVETEVSYNYPLIVVEGAVVGTLTGIVGAGGGFLIIPALVLLAKLPMKKAVATSLLIIAIKSLIGFIGDVQNLEIDWSFLTVFSGLSIIGIFIGIWLNKFVDGKKLKKGFGWFVLVMGIYIIYQELTS, encoded by the coding sequence ATGGAATTGATTGAAATTTTAGGTTACGTTGGTGCCTTGGTAATCGGTCTGGTCTTAGGACTTATAGGCGGCGGTGGCTCCATTCTAACCGTACCCATTTTAGTTTATGCGCTAGGACTCAATCCTGTTTTGGCTACCGCCTACTCTCTTTTTGTAGTGGGATCCACCGCTCTCATTGGCGCTGTTCGCAATATGTTCAAGGGCATGGTTGACTTTAGAACTGCCCTTGTTTTTGCTGTTCCAGCCTTTATAGCAGTTTATCTGACTAGGGCGTACATGATTCCTGCTATTCCTGAGGTGTTGTTTGAGTTTCGCTTTCGCGAAAGCGAAATTACAATTACAAAGAACCTAGCCATCATGCTATTCTTTGCGGTTATCATGTTGCTGGCATCGGTTTCCATGATAAGAAACAAACGAAAGGAAACTGATGTGGAAACGGAAGTGAGTTACAATTACCCTCTGATTGTTGTGGAGGGTGCAGTTGTGGGTACGCTTACAGGTATCGTGGGTGCCGGCGGCGGTTTTCTTATTATTCCCGCGCTGGTGCTACTGGCTAAACTACCCATGAAAAAGGCCGTAGCCACTTCCCTACTCATCATTGCTATCAAATCGCTGATCGGGTTTATAGGTGATGTTCAGAATCTAGAGATCGATTGGAGTTTCTTGACGGTATTTTCAGGACTTTCTATTATCGGAATATTTATTGGAATATGGTTGAATAAATTCGTGGACGGTAAGAAATTAAAAAAAGGTTTTGGGTGGTTTGTACTAGTCATGGGAATTTATATCATTTATCAAGAACTGACCAGTTAA
- a CDS encoding Crp/Fnr family transcriptional regulator, translated as MEELIRTYYASQFEPELVKEISNVGTLVEVSEGDDLIKPGQFIKSMPLLLEGSIKILRPDADGNELLLYHLERGDTCAMTMTCCMGNTKSEIHAVAETNSKLLMIPIGKMEEWSSRFKTWRNFVFSSYHERMMELLDSIDNIAFNNMDDRLNRYLKDKMKILNSRHIHTTHRQIADDLHTSRVVISRLLKKMENEGEIALHRRFIEVL; from the coding sequence ATGGAAGAATTAATCAGAACATATTACGCCTCTCAATTTGAGCCTGAATTAGTAAAAGAAATAAGCAATGTAGGAACACTTGTAGAAGTTAGTGAGGGAGACGACCTTATCAAACCTGGTCAGTTCATAAAGTCTATGCCACTTCTACTGGAAGGAAGCATCAAGATTCTCAGACCTGATGCTGATGGTAATGAGCTCCTACTCTATCATCTCGAGCGTGGTGATACTTGCGCGATGACCATGACCTGCTGTATGGGAAACACTAAAAGTGAAATTCACGCCGTGGCAGAAACAAATTCCAAATTGCTCATGATCCCAATTGGAAAAATGGAGGAATGGTCCAGTCGCTTCAAGACATGGCGCAATTTTGTTTTCTCCAGCTATCACGAGCGCATGATGGAGCTGCTGGATAGCATTGACAATATAGCCTTCAATAATATGGATGACAGGCTGAACCGTTACCTCAAGGACAAGATGAAAATCCTGAACAGCAGGCACATTCACACGACACATAGACAAATAGCAGATGATCTACACACCAGCCGTGTGGTTATATCCAGACTTCTTAAAAAAATGGAAAACGAAGGCGAGATTGCTCTCCATCGCAGATTTATTGAGGTCCTGTAA